A genomic segment from Streptosporangium roseum DSM 43021 encodes:
- a CDS encoding response regulator transcription factor produces MIKIVLADDQALVRAGFRALLDAQPGMTVVAEAADGAQAVRLAAEHEPDVVLMDIRMPGMDGLTATREMPPGPRIIILTTFELDEYVFEALRNGASGFLVKDTEPAELIQAVRVVADGDALLSPGVTRRLIAEYASRAKPPHPSQDLGMLTDREREVLSLVGTGMTNDEIAGKLFMSPATAKTHVSRTMMKLHARDRAQLVVIAYESGLVRPGWV; encoded by the coding sequence ATGATCAAGATCGTTCTCGCCGACGACCAGGCCCTGGTCAGGGCCGGGTTCCGAGCCCTGCTCGACGCGCAGCCGGGGATGACCGTGGTGGCCGAGGCCGCCGACGGCGCCCAGGCCGTACGGCTGGCCGCCGAGCACGAGCCCGACGTGGTGCTGATGGACATCCGGATGCCGGGCATGGACGGCCTGACCGCCACCCGGGAGATGCCCCCGGGACCGAGGATCATCATCCTGACGACCTTCGAGCTCGACGAATACGTCTTCGAGGCGCTCCGCAACGGCGCCAGCGGGTTCCTGGTCAAGGACACCGAGCCGGCCGAGCTGATCCAGGCCGTCCGCGTCGTCGCCGACGGCGACGCCCTGCTCTCCCCCGGCGTCACGCGCCGCCTGATCGCCGAGTACGCCAGCCGCGCCAAGCCGCCCCACCCCTCCCAGGACCTCGGCATGCTCACCGACCGCGAGCGCGAGGTCCTGTCCCTGGTCGGCACCGGCATGACCAACGACGAGATCGCCGGCAAGCTCTTCATGAGCCCGGCCACCGCCAAGACCCACGTCAGCCGCACCATGATGAAGCTGCACGCCCGCGACCGCGCCCAGCTCGTCGTCATCGCCTACGAGTCCGGCCTGGTCCGTCCCGGCTGGGTCTAG
- a CDS encoding gamma-glutamyltransferase family protein: MIARRLAVPLAGILAGGSVLLVQPAVAASPPGQVSLPGQVSPPGPAEKRPVAEGYGGAVATVDLDASEAALGVLRRGGNAVDAAVAAAATLGVTEPYSAGLAGGGFLVYYDARHRKVHTIDGRETAPRAMTATSLEGIPFDEAVTSGLSAGVPGSVAQWELALRRFGTLSLGQALKPAVKVASEGFTVDQTFYDQTAANAARFKDFTSTAKLYLPGGAPPPVGSTFRNPELADTYRRLGREGGGWLYGGRLGSEVVATVKSPPVTPGSTRNVRPGLMELPDLRAYRAIERPPTKMTYKGMDVYGMAPPSSGGSTVGEALNILETLPEVGVHEYLEASRLSFADRGKYVGDIPGVPLKELLSDGFAKERACLIGDRALAHPAPAGDPDGAYGPCQAAPPAQATPTPAEGPETTHLVVTDRWGNVVAYNITIESTGGNGIVVPGRGFLLNNELTDFTFGPAPGDPNLPAPGKRPRSSMAPTIVLADGKPLLALGSPGGSTIITTVLQILVNRWDLGMSLPDALAAPRATQRNTAQTQAEQGFIDRYGAGLTAKGHSLVPNPEIGAATAVEFLRHGRLQAVAEPTRRGGGSALVVSERR; the protein is encoded by the coding sequence ATGATCGCTCGTCGCTTAGCCGTGCCGCTCGCCGGGATCCTGGCCGGTGGCTCCGTTCTGTTGGTGCAGCCCGCCGTGGCGGCGTCGCCGCCGGGCCAGGTGTCGCTGCCGGGCCAGGTGTCGCCGCCTGGCCCGGCGGAGAAGAGACCCGTCGCCGAGGGGTACGGCGGGGCGGTCGCGACCGTCGACCTGGACGCGAGCGAGGCCGCGCTGGGGGTGCTGCGCCGGGGCGGCAACGCGGTCGACGCGGCCGTCGCGGCGGCGGCCACGCTGGGGGTGACCGAGCCCTACTCCGCCGGGCTGGCCGGGGGCGGGTTCCTCGTCTACTACGACGCCCGGCACAGGAAGGTCCACACGATCGACGGCAGGGAGACGGCGCCCCGGGCGATGACCGCGACGTCCCTGGAGGGCATCCCGTTCGACGAGGCGGTCACCAGCGGGCTGTCGGCGGGGGTGCCGGGTAGCGTGGCGCAGTGGGAGCTGGCCCTGCGCCGGTTCGGCACGCTCTCGCTCGGACAGGCGCTCAAGCCCGCGGTCAAGGTGGCCTCCGAGGGGTTCACCGTCGACCAGACCTTCTACGACCAGACCGCCGCCAACGCGGCCCGGTTCAAGGACTTCACCTCCACCGCCAAGCTGTACCTCCCCGGCGGCGCCCCGCCACCGGTCGGCTCCACCTTCCGCAACCCCGAGCTCGCCGACACCTACCGCCGGCTCGGCAGGGAGGGCGGCGGCTGGCTGTACGGCGGGCGGCTCGGCTCGGAGGTGGTGGCCACGGTGAAGAGCCCGCCGGTCACGCCCGGCTCCACCCGCAACGTGCGGCCCGGCCTGATGGAACTGCCCGACCTGCGGGCCTACCGGGCGATCGAGCGGCCACCCACGAAGATGACCTACAAGGGCATGGACGTGTACGGCATGGCGCCCCCGTCATCGGGCGGCTCGACGGTCGGTGAGGCGCTCAACATCCTGGAGACCCTTCCCGAGGTCGGCGTGCACGAGTATCTGGAGGCCTCCCGGCTCTCGTTCGCCGACCGGGGCAAGTATGTCGGCGACATCCCGGGCGTGCCGCTGAAGGAGCTGCTGTCCGACGGGTTCGCCAAGGAGCGGGCCTGCCTGATCGGTGATCGGGCGCTGGCCCACCCGGCCCCGGCGGGAGACCCCGACGGCGCCTACGGGCCGTGCCAGGCCGCGCCTCCGGCGCAGGCCACCCCGACGCCCGCCGAAGGGCCGGAGACCACTCACCTGGTCGTGACGGACCGCTGGGGCAACGTGGTCGCCTACAACATCACCATCGAGTCCACCGGCGGCAACGGCATCGTCGTCCCCGGCCGGGGCTTCCTGCTCAACAACGAGCTGACCGACTTCACCTTCGGGCCCGCCCCGGGCGACCCCAACCTGCCCGCGCCCGGCAAGCGTCCCCGCTCCTCGATGGCTCCGACGATCGTCCTGGCCGACGGCAAGCCGCTGCTCGCGCTCGGCTCGCCGGGCGGCTCCACGATCATCACGACCGTCCTGCAGATCCTGGTCAACCGCTGGGACCTCGGCATGTCACTGCCGGACGCGCTGGCCGCCCCCCGCGCCACCCAGCGCAACACCGCCCAGACCCAGGCCGAGCAGGGCTTCATCGACCGCTACGGTGCCGGGCTCACGGCCAAGGGGCACAGCCTGGTGCCGAACCCGGAGATCGGCGCGGCCACCGCCGTCGAGTTCCTCCGCCACGGCAGGCTCCAGGCCGTCGCCGAGCCCACCCGGCGGGGTGGCGGCAGCGCCCTGGTGGTGAGCGAGCGCCGGTAG
- a CDS encoding tetratricopeptide repeat protein: MGWWQGDRETPGVSAPTPPGVEHGIGPEGEAGLLLAAHGGDVRAAHLLGRHFTQRGDRSAARHWWERAAAAGNMDSAYNLGVWHEKHGSLEEAVRWYGLAAGVGDVEAAANLATLLLEQRGDMAAARRWFETAARAGSRPAARRLALICEDGGETEAAVEWHRRAAMGGDLASAHDLGFLAYAFGEEDEALRWWELAARGGHADAAYHLGLFLRANRDPEGAEAFYRLAAGNEHPGAASQLGGIALSRGELRTARAWFERAARTGRVDDQRTAGFVCVELGDSPAAGHWFARAAACGDPEAAFNYGLLLIAEHDDLEGGQRWFRQAAQAGHRRAAVELASLLPATGLSHEAEQWPADPPSPVRDRAAEPELVARAELTSAAVARRGGTPLRAGDLAEILGTWDAVTRPLRDHTEVTAWLAGQSGLPRGAVERLASVRATLLRPGGAPWPTAAEVEQVLATVRDLRARLASR; encoded by the coding sequence ATGGGGTGGTGGCAGGGCGACCGGGAGACGCCTGGTGTCTCGGCACCCACCCCGCCGGGCGTGGAGCACGGGATCGGCCCGGAGGGCGAGGCCGGGCTGCTGCTGGCCGCGCACGGTGGCGACGTCCGGGCCGCGCACCTGCTCGGCCGCCACTTCACGCAGCGGGGCGACCGTTCGGCGGCGCGGCACTGGTGGGAGCGGGCCGCGGCCGCGGGCAACATGGACAGCGCCTACAACCTCGGCGTCTGGCACGAGAAGCACGGCAGCCTGGAGGAGGCCGTGAGGTGGTACGGACTGGCCGCGGGCGTCGGCGACGTCGAGGCCGCGGCGAACCTGGCGACGCTCCTGCTGGAGCAGCGCGGCGACATGGCCGCCGCCCGGCGCTGGTTCGAGACGGCGGCGCGGGCGGGCTCCCGGCCCGCCGCCCGGCGGCTCGCGCTGATCTGCGAGGACGGCGGCGAGACGGAGGCCGCCGTGGAATGGCACCGGCGAGCGGCGATGGGCGGTGACCTGGCCTCCGCCCATGACCTGGGGTTCCTGGCCTACGCCTTCGGCGAGGAGGACGAGGCGCTGCGCTGGTGGGAGCTGGCCGCCCGGGGCGGCCACGCCGACGCGGCCTACCATCTGGGCCTGTTCCTGCGGGCCAACCGGGATCCGGAGGGCGCCGAGGCGTTCTACCGGCTGGCCGCCGGGAACGAGCATCCCGGGGCGGCGTCCCAGCTCGGCGGGATCGCGCTGTCCCGGGGGGAGCTGCGCACCGCCCGCGCCTGGTTCGAACGGGCCGCCCGCACCGGGCGGGTCGACGACCAGCGGACGGCCGGGTTCGTGTGCGTGGAGCTGGGCGACTCCCCGGCGGCCGGCCACTGGTTCGCCAGGGCCGCGGCCTGCGGCGATCCGGAGGCCGCGTTCAACTACGGCCTGCTGCTCATCGCCGAGCACGACGACCTGGAGGGCGGGCAGCGCTGGTTCCGCCAGGCGGCACAGGCCGGGCACCGCCGGGCGGCGGTCGAGCTGGCCTCGCTGCTGCCGGCGACCGGTCTCTCCCATGAGGCGGAGCAGTGGCCGGCGGATCCGCCGTCCCCGGTCCGGGACCGGGCCGCCGAGCCCGAGCTCGTCGCCCGCGCGGAGCTGACCTCCGCCGCCGTGGCCCGGCGGGGCGGGACCCCGCTGAGGGCCGGCGACCTGGCCGAGATCCTCGGGACCTGGGATGCGGTCACCCGGCCGCTGCGCGACCACACCGAGGTGACGGCCTGGCTGGCCGGGCAGAGCGGCCTGCCGCGAGGCGCGGTCGAGCGTCTGGCCTCGGTCCGGGCCACGCTGCTCCGGCCCGGCGGCGCTCCCTGGCCGACCGCCGCCGAGGTCGAGCAGGTCCTGGCCACCGTCCGCGACCTGCGGGCCCGCCTGGCATCGCGGTGA
- a CDS encoding Uma2 family endonuclease, with translation MTSRRRPADLRPSPETASQPLPGTARELFDALPQLPGLRTEVIDGRLIVSPVGTPEHGWLAMLLSYELYPLILDRDWHGYAGNVDVCIDGPRDPVEPDFVLAPADCPRWGDRKLLSSGLIMVAEIVSPGSVVDDRDRKPGIYASGQVPIMIIVDPVATPATVTVLSDPKDGVYLTSTRVAVGSPVHIPEPVGFTLDTSVFEKALGNP, from the coding sequence ATGACATCACGACGGCGCCCGGCCGACCTGAGGCCCTCCCCCGAAACCGCGTCCCAGCCCCTGCCCGGTACGGCCCGCGAGCTCTTCGACGCGCTCCCGCAACTGCCCGGGCTCCGCACCGAAGTCATCGACGGGAGACTCATAGTGAGCCCGGTAGGCACCCCCGAGCACGGCTGGCTGGCGATGCTTCTCTCTTACGAGCTGTATCCGCTGATCCTGGATCGTGACTGGCATGGGTATGCCGGCAACGTCGACGTCTGCATCGACGGGCCCCGCGACCCGGTCGAGCCGGACTTCGTCCTGGCCCCGGCCGACTGCCCCCGCTGGGGCGATCGCAAGCTGCTCTCCTCCGGCCTGATCATGGTCGCCGAGATCGTGTCGCCGGGGAGCGTCGTCGACGACCGGGACCGCAAGCCGGGCATCTACGCCTCCGGCCAGGTCCCCATCATGATCATTGTCGATCCCGTCGCCACCCCCGCCACCGTGACCGTTCTCAGCGACCCGAAGGACGGCGTCTACCTGACCTCCACCCGCGTCGCGGTGGGCAGTCCGGTGCACATCCCCGAGCCGGTCGGCTTCACGCTGGACACCTCCGTCTTCGAGAAGGCGCTGGGCAACCCGTAA
- a CDS encoding phosphotransferase family protein: protein MDRGSGRTVSALVTVGDRRLGAFGPFPVDSPWWADVEPVVAHLASALGVPVTVLRLLDVDGGEGARDGHVTYHVEALGPPRHGLPSPWPDGAGDLVGPSARRAGWATASGVREALDWAGSALRASGRPPSGPADQMRTWNLSGLFRLPTMQGPAWLKITPGFATCEARVIETFARVDADSVPTVLAADPARRRVLLDHVPGVDCWAASEDVIGAAVRRLVAAQAAIAERGEGVPDGLPDRTPRVLAAMVDELLDGEVAGELSADELSSARGLAGRLPALVSSLEACGLPYTVVHGDFHPGNVRSDGMRTVMVDFADSHFGHPVLDGLRMRDFVHGGERSARVERVWAEEWSARVPGSDPARALALAEPLAHLAYAVRYQEFLDNIEPSERRYHAGDPASEVRAALECVRPPAS from the coding sequence ATGGATCGAGGATCAGGCCGGACGGTGAGCGCGCTGGTGACCGTCGGCGACCGGCGGCTCGGGGCCTTCGGCCCGTTTCCGGTGGACAGTCCCTGGTGGGCCGATGTCGAGCCGGTCGTCGCGCACCTGGCGTCGGCACTCGGTGTGCCCGTGACAGTGCTGCGCCTGCTCGACGTGGACGGCGGCGAGGGCGCCCGGGACGGGCACGTGACCTACCACGTCGAAGCACTGGGGCCTCCCCGCCACGGCCTGCCGTCGCCCTGGCCCGACGGCGCCGGCGATCTGGTGGGCCCGTCCGCGCGGCGGGCCGGCTGGGCCACGGCCTCGGGCGTGCGTGAGGCGCTGGACTGGGCGGGTTCCGCGCTCCGCGCCTCGGGCCGGCCACCGAGCGGACCCGCCGATCAGATGAGGACGTGGAACCTGTCCGGGCTGTTCCGGCTGCCGACCATGCAGGGCCCGGCCTGGCTCAAGATCACCCCCGGGTTCGCGACCTGCGAGGCGCGCGTGATCGAGACGTTCGCCCGGGTGGACGCGGACTCCGTGCCCACCGTGCTGGCCGCCGATCCGGCCCGCCGGCGGGTGCTGCTGGACCACGTGCCCGGAGTGGACTGCTGGGCCGCGTCCGAGGACGTCATCGGCGCCGCGGTGCGCCGCCTGGTCGCGGCGCAGGCGGCGATCGCGGAGCGGGGCGAGGGGGTCCCCGACGGGCTGCCCGACCGTACGCCGCGCGTCCTCGCCGCCATGGTCGACGAGCTGCTCGACGGCGAGGTGGCCGGCGAGCTGAGCGCCGATGAGCTGTCGTCGGCCCGCGGGCTGGCCGGGCGGCTGCCGGCGCTCGTCTCCTCGCTGGAGGCGTGCGGCCTGCCGTACACCGTGGTGCACGGCGACTTCCATCCCGGCAACGTGAGGTCGGACGGCATGCGCACGGTCATGGTGGACTTCGCCGACAGCCATTTCGGGCACCCCGTGCTGGACGGCCTGCGGATGCGCGACTTCGTGCACGGCGGCGAGCGGTCGGCGCGGGTGGAGCGTGTCTGGGCCGAGGAGTGGTCGGCCCGCGTTCCCGGCTCGGACCCGGCCCGCGCGCTGGCCCTCGCGGAACCGCTCGCGCACCTGGCATACGCCGTGAGATACCAGGAGTTCCTGGACAACATCGAGCCGAGCGAGCGGCGCTACCACGCGGGCGACCCCGCCTCGGAGGTCCGCGCCGCCCTGGAGTGCGTCCGGCCGCCCGCCTCCTGA
- a CDS encoding aspartate aminotransferase family protein gives MTHPENTDVASLMQAAQDHLWMHFSRHSSDRGAEVPMIVRGEGAYIYDVHGKRYLDGLAGLFVVQAGHGRSELAEAAAKQAQELAFFPLWSYAHPKAVELAQRLAAETPGDLNRVFFTTGGGEAVESAWKLAKQYFKLTGKPLKHKVISRQIAYHGTPQGALSITGIPAFKQMFEPLVPGSVRVPNTNHYRADEITGVPGMTPEQYGYWAAERVARAIEMEGPDTVAAVFVEPVQNAGGCFPPPPGYFQRLREICDEYDVLLVSDEVICAFGRLGTMFGGQKFDYVPDIITCAKGMTSGYSPIGAMIASDRLFEPFSNGTEMFAHGYTFGGHPVSAAVALANLDLFEREDLLGHVTRNEPVFRSTLERLRDLPIVGDVRGSGYFWGIELVKDKDTKETFNADESERLLRGFLSKALYDAGLYCRADDRGDPVIQLAPPLICGPKEFDEIESILRSVLTEAWSRL, from the coding sequence ATGACCCACCCTGAAAACACCGACGTGGCCTCGCTCATGCAGGCCGCGCAGGACCACCTGTGGATGCACTTCAGCCGGCACAGCTCTGACAGGGGTGCCGAAGTCCCGATGATCGTGCGCGGTGAGGGCGCATACATCTACGACGTGCACGGCAAGCGCTACCTTGACGGACTCGCCGGCCTGTTCGTGGTCCAGGCGGGGCACGGTCGCAGCGAGCTGGCCGAGGCCGCCGCCAAGCAGGCCCAGGAGCTGGCGTTCTTCCCGCTCTGGTCCTACGCGCACCCCAAGGCCGTCGAGCTGGCCCAGCGGCTGGCGGCCGAGACCCCCGGCGACCTCAACCGCGTCTTCTTCACCACCGGCGGCGGCGAGGCCGTCGAGAGCGCGTGGAAGCTCGCCAAGCAGTACTTCAAGCTGACCGGCAAGCCGCTCAAGCACAAGGTCATCAGCCGCCAGATCGCCTACCACGGCACCCCGCAGGGCGCCCTGTCGATCACCGGCATCCCGGCCTTCAAGCAGATGTTCGAGCCGCTGGTCCCGGGCTCGGTCCGCGTGCCGAACACCAACCACTACCGGGCCGACGAGATCACCGGCGTCCCCGGCATGACCCCGGAGCAGTACGGCTACTGGGCCGCCGAGCGCGTCGCCCGCGCCATCGAGATGGAGGGCCCCGACACCGTGGCCGCCGTCTTCGTCGAGCCGGTGCAGAACGCCGGCGGCTGCTTCCCGCCGCCGCCCGGCTACTTCCAGCGCCTGCGTGAGATCTGCGACGAGTACGACGTCCTGCTCGTCTCCGACGAGGTCATCTGCGCCTTCGGCCGCCTCGGCACCATGTTCGGCGGGCAGAAGTTCGACTACGTCCCCGACATCATCACCTGTGCCAAGGGCATGACCAGCGGTTACTCGCCGATCGGCGCCATGATCGCCTCGGACCGGCTGTTCGAGCCGTTCAGCAACGGCACCGAGATGTTCGCCCACGGCTACACCTTCGGCGGACACCCCGTCTCCGCCGCGGTCGCCCTGGCCAACCTCGACCTGTTCGAGCGCGAGGACCTGCTCGGTCACGTGACCCGCAACGAGCCGGTCTTCCGCTCCACCCTGGAGCGTCTCCGCGACCTGCCGATCGTCGGCGACGTGCGCGGCTCCGGCTACTTCTGGGGCATCGAGCTGGTCAAGGACAAGGACACCAAGGAGACCTTCAACGCCGACGAGTCCGAGCGCCTGCTCCGCGGCTTCCTGTCCAAGGCCCTCTACGACGCGGGCCTGTACTGCCGCGCCGACGACCGCGGCGACCCCGTGATCCAGCTCGCCCCGCCGCTCATCTGCGGTCCCAAGGAGTTCGACGAGATCGAGTCGATCCTCCGCTCCGTGCTTACGGAGGCATGGAGCCGGCTGTAG
- a CDS encoding M20/M25/M40 family metallo-hydrolase has translation MTPAEIEGAVAAGLPQAVEDLKRLVAIPSVAFPGHPEEPVRAAAAATEELLRSAGLPHVRQIPVEGSFPAVYAEAPAPPGAPTVLLYAHYDVQPAGDPALWRTPAFEPTEVDGAIHGRGAADDKSGIISHVAALRAFRGDFPVGIKVIIEGQEEYAGERLEAFVEQNPELLRADAIIVADCGNPSVGDPAVTTSLRGMGAFTVEVRTLKESLHSGSFGGAAPDALAALIRMLAGLHDDHGDIRVPGLPRGSFLGSGPSEEEFRATAGVLDGVSLVGSGSLADRLWASYAITVTGLDVPTVSGAINAVQAVARARVTVRVPPAGDPKTTVDAVVDFLRQVAPWGVEVHVTDYVLGSGYLADSGGAARAALNRAMEHAFGRPPRDVGAGGSIPLVSTLVKQFPAASILLFGAEDDDASIHAPNERVNIEELRRTALAEALFLQEYGSATV, from the coding sequence GTGACTCCTGCCGAGATCGAAGGCGCCGTCGCCGCCGGCCTGCCCCAGGCGGTCGAAGACCTCAAGCGGCTCGTCGCCATCCCCTCGGTGGCCTTCCCCGGCCACCCGGAGGAGCCGGTGCGCGCGGCCGCCGCGGCGACCGAGGAGCTGCTGCGCAGCGCCGGACTGCCGCACGTCCGGCAGATTCCGGTCGAGGGAAGCTTCCCCGCCGTCTACGCCGAGGCACCGGCCCCGCCCGGCGCGCCGACCGTGCTGCTCTACGCCCACTATGACGTGCAGCCCGCGGGCGACCCCGCGCTGTGGCGCACCCCGGCCTTCGAGCCGACGGAGGTCGACGGGGCCATCCACGGCCGCGGCGCCGCCGACGACAAGTCCGGCATCATCTCCCACGTCGCCGCGCTCCGGGCCTTCCGGGGAGACTTCCCGGTGGGCATCAAGGTGATCATCGAGGGCCAGGAGGAGTACGCCGGGGAGCGCCTTGAGGCCTTCGTCGAGCAGAACCCCGAGCTGCTCCGCGCCGACGCGATCATCGTCGCCGACTGCGGCAACCCGAGCGTGGGCGACCCGGCGGTGACCACCTCGCTGCGCGGCATGGGCGCCTTCACCGTCGAGGTGCGCACCCTGAAGGAGTCGCTGCACAGCGGCTCGTTCGGCGGCGCCGCCCCGGACGCGCTCGCCGCGCTGATCCGGATGCTGGCCGGCCTGCACGACGACCACGGCGACATCCGCGTCCCCGGCCTGCCACGCGGCAGCTTCCTCGGCTCCGGCCCCTCGGAGGAGGAGTTCCGGGCCACGGCGGGCGTGCTCGACGGCGTCTCGCTGGTCGGCTCGGGTTCGCTGGCCGACCGCCTGTGGGCCTCCTACGCCATCACGGTCACCGGCCTGGACGTGCCGACCGTCTCCGGCGCCATCAACGCGGTCCAGGCGGTCGCGCGCGCCCGGGTGACCGTACGCGTGCCTCCGGCGGGCGACCCGAAGACGACCGTGGACGCCGTGGTCGACTTCCTCCGTCAGGTTGCTCCCTGGGGTGTCGAGGTCCACGTCACCGACTACGTGCTGGGCTCCGGCTACCTCGCCGACTCCGGCGGAGCCGCCCGCGCCGCGCTGAACCGGGCGATGGAGCACGCCTTCGGCCGTCCGCCGCGCGACGTCGGCGCCGGCGGCTCGATCCCGCTGGTCTCCACGCTCGTCAAGCAGTTCCCCGCCGCGTCGATCCTGCTGTTCGGCGCCGAGGACGACGACGCCTCGATCCACGCGCCCAACGAGCGGGTCAACATCGAGGAGCTCCGCCGCACGGCCCTCGCGGAAGCGCTCTTCCTCCAGGAGTACGGCTCCGCGACGGTCTAG
- a CDS encoding sensor histidine kinase, translated as MRAKPRWIEPLLPLFVAVLQVTMTWAAQWNQPERVQADAVGVALLVAGPLALVARRRHPVLTLIATLAVTCVFIARGHAYGPIFFSLVIALHNAVVLGRRRAAWAVSVVAYVFFVVYTTWLAPVPSPGLWHMFAVATAIGVVLALGEFVRARRERLAEHERVVQEETRRQASEERLTMAQELHDVLAHNISLIHVQASTALHLIDDQPEQARTALTTIKQASKDVLTEMRSVLNVLRDGAPRSPTAGLERLEELVERSGLPVTRQVTGEVRALPPEVDRAGYRIVQEALTNVTRHAPGAAVTVLLDYGPRELLIQVTDSGGGAPGESLGGGNGVPGMRERAAALGGSLTARHHGQGFRVEARLPIPEGPE; from the coding sequence GTGCGCGCCAAACCCCGATGGATCGAACCGCTGCTCCCGCTGTTCGTGGCGGTCCTCCAGGTCACGATGACCTGGGCCGCCCAGTGGAACCAGCCCGAGCGCGTCCAGGCGGACGCGGTCGGCGTCGCGCTGCTGGTGGCCGGGCCGCTCGCGCTGGTCGCGCGGCGCCGCCACCCGGTGCTCACCCTGATCGCCACCCTGGCCGTGACCTGCGTCTTCATCGCCCGAGGCCACGCGTACGGCCCGATCTTCTTCAGCCTGGTCATCGCACTCCACAACGCCGTCGTCCTCGGCCGGCGGCGCGCCGCCTGGGCGGTCTCGGTCGTGGCCTACGTGTTCTTCGTCGTCTACACGACCTGGCTGGCCCCCGTCCCCAGCCCCGGGCTGTGGCACATGTTCGCGGTGGCGACGGCCATCGGGGTCGTCCTGGCGCTGGGCGAGTTCGTCCGGGCCAGGAGAGAACGGCTGGCCGAGCACGAGCGGGTGGTCCAGGAGGAGACCCGGCGGCAGGCCAGCGAGGAGCGGCTGACCATGGCCCAGGAGCTGCACGACGTGCTCGCGCACAACATCTCCCTCATCCACGTCCAGGCCTCCACCGCGCTGCACCTGATCGACGACCAGCCCGAGCAGGCCCGCACCGCCCTCACCACCATCAAGCAGGCCTCCAAGGACGTGCTGACCGAGATGCGCTCGGTGCTCAACGTGCTCCGCGACGGTGCGCCCCGCTCCCCCACCGCCGGGCTGGAGCGGCTGGAGGAGCTCGTCGAGCGCAGCGGGCTGCCGGTCACCAGACAGGTCACCGGCGAGGTCAGGGCGCTGCCGCCGGAGGTGGACCGGGCCGGCTACCGCATCGTCCAGGAGGCGCTGACCAACGTCACCCGGCACGCGCCGGGCGCCGCGGTCACCGTCCTGCTGGACTACGGCCCCCGCGAGCTGCTGATCCAGGTCACCGACTCCGGCGGCGGAGCCCCGGGGGAGAGCCTGGGCGGCGGGAACGGCGTCCCCGGCATGCGGGAGCGGGCGGCCGCCCTCGGCGGCTCGCTGACCGCCAGGCATCATGGACAGGGCTTCCGTGTCGAGGCGCGGCTGCCGATCCCGGAGGGACCCGAATGA
- the ald gene encoding alanine dehydrogenase, whose translation MKIGVPAEVKNHEYRVAATPAGVHELVRHGHDVYVQRGAGLGSHLPDEDYLFAGAKILDTADEVWGEADMILKVKEPIAEEYDRMRAGQVLFTYLHLAAGRACADALLKQQVTGIAYETVQVGNTLPLLAPMSEVAGRLAPQVGAYNLMRFNGGRGVLPGGVPGVAPAKVVVIGAGVSGLNAAQIAVGMGADVTVLDLNIDRLRSIDAIYQGRLKTLVSTSYAIEKEVLEADLVIGAVLIPGAKAPTLVSNELVSRMRPGSVLVDIAIDQGGCFEDSRPTTHAEPTYQVHGSIFYCVANMPGSVANTSTYALTNATLPYAVKLAGLGWKSALQQDAGLALGLNTHAGRLTNDQVALALDLPYVPVSQVIAA comes from the coding sequence ATGAAGATCGGCGTGCCCGCCGAGGTGAAGAACCATGAGTACCGCGTCGCCGCCACCCCGGCGGGCGTGCACGAACTGGTCCGTCACGGCCATGACGTCTACGTCCAGCGCGGCGCGGGCCTCGGCTCGCACCTTCCCGACGAGGACTACCTCTTCGCCGGCGCCAAGATCCTCGACACCGCAGACGAGGTGTGGGGCGAGGCCGACATGATCCTCAAGGTCAAGGAGCCGATCGCGGAGGAGTACGACCGCATGCGTGCCGGGCAGGTGCTCTTCACCTACCTGCACCTGGCGGCGGGCCGCGCGTGCGCCGACGCCCTGCTCAAGCAGCAGGTCACCGGTATCGCGTACGAGACGGTCCAGGTCGGCAACACCCTGCCGCTGCTGGCCCCGATGTCCGAGGTCGCGGGCCGCCTGGCCCCGCAGGTCGGCGCCTACAACCTGATGCGCTTCAACGGCGGCCGCGGCGTGCTGCCCGGCGGCGTGCCCGGTGTGGCCCCGGCCAAGGTCGTCGTCATCGGCGCCGGCGTCTCCGGCCTCAACGCGGCGCAGATCGCGGTCGGCATGGGCGCGGACGTCACGGTCCTCGACCTCAACATCGACCGCCTGCGCTCCATCGACGCCATCTACCAGGGCCGCCTGAAGACCCTCGTCTCGACCTCCTACGCCATCGAGAAGGAGGTCCTGGAGGCCGACCTGGTCATCGGCGCGGTGCTGATCCCGGGCGCCAAGGCCCCGACCCTCGTCTCCAACGAGCTGGTCTCCCGCATGAGGCCGGGCTCCGTGCTCGTCGACATCGCCATCGACCAGGGCGGCTGCTTCGAGGACTCCCGCCCGACCACGCACGCCGAGCCGACCTACCAGGTCCACGGCTCGATCTTCTACTGCGTGGCCAACATGCCGGGTTCGGTGGCCAACACCTCCACCTACGCGCTGACCAACGCGACCCTGCCCTACGCGGTCAAGCTCGCCGGTCTGGGCTGGAAGTCCGCGCTCCAGCAGGACGCCGGCCTCGCGCTGGGCCTCAACACCCACGCGGGCCGGCTCACCAACGACCAGGTCGCGCTCGCCCTCGACCTGCCGTACGTGCCGGTCTCGCAGGTCATCGCCGCCTAG